One genomic region from Bufo bufo chromosome 3, aBufBuf1.1, whole genome shotgun sequence encodes:
- the LOC120994058 gene encoding odorant receptor 131-2-like, with product MNITSIDSYVTQLTFWETKGYEILKSIFLVTASLLISSCIYLIIVLLIVFFTTPHVQENARYILFAHMLINDTLYLILAFVLSVAFTYLVYIPMPICYIMVSLALATFKVTPYNLAVMALERYIAICFPLRHVVFCTTQRSYLVIAVLWFIGTLPNVADFIVLIVTAEKSFFSQYLLCTHDSIILKPLQSSIRSFTLITSIILVSLIIMFTYIRVILIARKTNFKSSSASKAGRTLMLHAFQLLLSLLSLTSTFTESYKGEYVIVLVSFNFLFFMCLPRLLSPLIYGIRDEVFRKCIKKMYFLKQ from the coding sequence ATGAATATAACTAGCATTGATTCATATGTCACCCAGCTGACCTTCTGGGAAACGAAGGGCTACGAGATTCTCAAATCCATATTTCTTGTCACAGCAAGCTTATTAATCTCCAGCTGTATCTACCTCATCATTGTTCTACTGATTGTCTTCTTCACTACTCCACATGTCCAGGAGAATGCTCGATATATACTCTTCGCCCACATGCTCATCAATGATACATTGTATCTCATCCTGGCATTTGTCCTCTCAGTGGCCTTTACGTATCTTGTATACATTCCAATGCCCATCTGCTATATAATGGTCAGTCTTGCTCTTGCGACCTTCAAGGTGACTCCCTACAACCTAGCCGTCATGGCATTGGAGCGTTACATAGCCATTTGTTTCCCTTTGAGGCACGTCGTGTTTTGTACCACTCAACGATCTTATTTAGTCATTGCAGTCTTGTGGTTTATTGGAACACTACCTAATGTTGCCGATTTTATTGTCTTGATTGTCACAGCTGAGAAGAGTTTTTTCTCCCAATATCTACTATGTACCCATGATTCAATCATATTGAAACCTTTGCAGTCCAGTATAAGGTCCTTCACCTTGATCACTAGTATAATTCTGGTGAGTCTTATCATAATGTTTACCTACATCAGAGTTATTCTCATAGCGCGAAAAACTAATTTCAAGAGTTCTTCTGCTTCGAAGGCCGGTAGGACCCTAATGCTCCATGCCTTTCAATTGCTATTAAGTCTCCTGTCATTGACATCCACGTTCACAGAGTCATACAAAGGAGAATATGTCATAGTTTTGGTTTCCTTTAATTTCCTGTTTTTTATGTGTTTGCCACGGCTCCTCAGCCCTCTTATATATGGCATTAGAGATGAAGTGTTCAGAAAATGCATTAAGAAGATGTATTTCTTAAAACAATAA